In a single window of the Octopus sinensis linkage group LG1, ASM634580v1, whole genome shotgun sequence genome:
- the LOC115214816 gene encoding metal-response element-binding transcription factor 2 isoform X2 — protein sequence MASNGCCYLDGCSDAANEEFNSNSDGLNVSLSPVASSTNMSSDGTTVSVTKQLCNGETSLDKKIHDTDGDMDMEYHFKAINNNYTNSIGNNTPVSSAVITPSTSDTDTITNSSMSSGNSSPVNFKSSDNSNNKNSNNKRKLMFSVGQDVLARWNDGLFYLGNILKVDDKACKCFIRFEDDSEFLVMFKDIQRGAKEGEIMCCSCLGESSDAPDEIVLCDNCGLAQALQMMKQSLPYNLNELTWDAQHKTNLEQSYCYCGGPGIWYIKMLQCCRCRMWFHEACIQCLDQPLLYGDRFYMFVCSFCNSGPEYLKRIPLKWIDVAQLALFNLYIVHQKKYYDLDKVIMPWVYMNWQNLQLDSLGTHLRSAEKEKMLETLRSHKKRFQCGREIKKSRSLWALRLRLPPTPPAIDFPINGQITDDVMNNLQMKRRKTKINASKSQNSIISSSTDSVRIDKSPVYNSSLRSTGLNNFERASRAVMKSSELPADICHSPLQLKRKTSSDLDELLLKRKKTVVNGNKESYRRRNNIKRCTLDTIIPPLSNFEGINHPFRTDLEQKMEKEKLKLKEKILNFYQSDFDQEKIEELTKDLEAFSQQKQPLKQKGRRKVNNLKCKPSPPASSRNRGNSVYTANDDSLSKNNLKQMSSSVSDYISVVNKFAKKETFHVLARRFIQQGQVQYLIQWDGVLS from the exons ATGGCCAGCAATGGTTGTTGCTATTTGGATGGTTGCAGTGATGCAGCTAATGAAGAATTTAACTCTAATAGTGATGGATTAAATGTTTCTCTGTCCCCTGTTGCTTCTTCAACTAACATGTCTTCGGATGGAACAACAGTTAGTGTTACTAAGCAACTGTGTAATGGAGAAACAAGTTTAGATAAAAAGATTCACGATACTGATGGTGATATGGATATGGAATATCATTTTAAGGCTATTAACAACAACTATACCAACAGCATTGGTAACAATACCCCAGTCTCTAGTGCAGTAATTACTCCAAGCACATCTGATACAGATACCATTACAAATAGCAGTATGAGTAGTGGCAACAGCAGTCCTGTCAACTTCAAGTCAagtgataacagcaacaacaagaattcTAACAATAAAAGGAAACTGATGTTTTCTGTTGGTCAAGATGTTCTTGCCAGATGGAATGATGGTCTTTTCTATTTAGGCAATATCTTAAAG GTAGATGACAAAGCTTGTAAATGTTTTATCCGTTTTGAAGATGATTCTGAATTTTTGGTTATGTTTAAAGATATTCAAAGAG GAGCTAAAGAAGGAGAAATAATGTGTTGTTCATGTCTTGGTGAATCTTCAGATGCTCCAGATGAAATAGTTCTCTGTGATAATTGTGGATTAG CACAGGCTCTGCAAATGATGAAACAATCTCTACCGTATAAT ctgaatgaGTTAACATGGGATGCTCAGCATAAAACCAATCTTGAACAGAGTTATTGCTACTGTGGTGGTCCAGGCAT TTGGTATATTAAGATGCTTCAGTGTTGTCGCTGCCGAATGTGGTTTCATGAAG CTTGTATCCAGTGTCTCGATCAGCCTTTGTTGTATGGTGATAgattctatatgtttgtatgctccTTCTGCAATTCTGGACCAGAATATCTGAAACGTATTCCATTAAAATG GATTGATGTTGCTCAATTGGCCTTGTTCAATTTGTATATCGTTCACCAGAAAAAATACTATGATTTAGATAAAGTAATAATGCCTTGGGTCTATATGAATTGGCAGAACCTGCAACTGGACTCG CTGGGAACACATCTACGAAgtgcagagaaagaaaaaatgctgGAAACTTTAAGGAGTCATAAGAAAAG ATTTCAATGTGGCCGTGAAATAAAGAAAAGCCGAAGCTTGTGGGCATTACGTCTACGTCTACCTCCAACTCCACCAGCTATTGATTTTCCAATTAATGGCCAAATTACTGATGATGTGATGAACAATCTACAAATGAAAAGGCGAAAAACAAAAAT CAATGCATCCAAGTCTCAAAATTCCATCATCAGTTCTTCTACAGACTCTGTAAGGATAGATAAATCACCTGTTTATAACAGCTCTCTTAGGTCCACTGGCCTGAACAATTTTGAGAGAGCTTCAAGGGCTGTGATGAAGAGTAGTGAACTTCCAGCTGACATCTG TCACTCACCTCTCCAGTTAAAGAGAAAGACTAGTTCAGATTTAGACGAGTTACTTCTCAAAAGAAAAAAG ACTGTTGTGaatggaaataaagaaagctatcgcagaagaaataatataaaacgtTGTACATTGGATACTATTATACCACCGCTTTCCAATTTTGAAGGAATTAATCACCCTTTTAGAACTGATTTAGAGcaaaagatggaaaaagaaaaactaaaattgaaagaaaaaattttgaacttttaccAAAGTGATTTTGACCAAGAAAAGATTGAGGAATTAACCAAAGACCTAGAAGCGTTTAGTCAACAGAAACAACCATTGaaacaaaaaggaagaagaaaagtgaaCAACTTAAAATGTAAACCATCTCCACCAGCCTCCTCACGAAACCGAGGTAATTCAGTCTACACAGCCAATGATGATAGCCTTTCAAAGAACAACCTCAAGCAGATGTCCTCTTCAGTCAGTGATTATATCAGTGTAGTGAATAAATTTGCcaaaaaagaaacatttcatGTGTTGGCACGCCGTTTTATTCAGCAGGGCCAAGTCCAGTATCTAATTCAGTGGGATGGTGTGCTTTCCTGA
- the LOC115214816 gene encoding metal-response element-binding transcription factor 2 isoform X1, translating into MASNGCCYLDGCSDAANEEFNSNSDGLNVSLSPVASSTNMSSDGTTVSVTKQLCNGETSLDKKIHDTDGDMDMEYHFKAINNNYTNSIGNNTPVSSAVITPSTSDTDTITNSSMSSGNSSPVNFKSSDNSNNKNSNNKRKLMFSVGQDVLARWNDGLFYLGNILKVDDKACKCFIRFEDDSEFLVMFKDIQRGAKEGEIMCCSCLGESSDAPDEIVLCDNCGLGYHQLCHNPAIDTQVLNPEVEWLCRLCVFATTVKRGGALKSGPNAQALQMMKQSLPYNLNELTWDAQHKTNLEQSYCYCGGPGIWYIKMLQCCRCRMWFHEACIQCLDQPLLYGDRFYMFVCSFCNSGPEYLKRIPLKWIDVAQLALFNLYIVHQKKYYDLDKVIMPWVYMNWQNLQLDSLGTHLRSAEKEKMLETLRSHKKRFQCGREIKKSRSLWALRLRLPPTPPAIDFPINGQITDDVMNNLQMKRRKTKINASKSQNSIISSSTDSVRIDKSPVYNSSLRSTGLNNFERASRAVMKSSELPADICHSPLQLKRKTSSDLDELLLKRKKTVVNGNKESYRRRNNIKRCTLDTIIPPLSNFEGINHPFRTDLEQKMEKEKLKLKEKILNFYQSDFDQEKIEELTKDLEAFSQQKQPLKQKGRRKVNNLKCKPSPPASSRNRGNSVYTANDDSLSKNNLKQMSSSVSDYISVVNKFAKKETFHVLARRFIQQGQVQYLIQWDGVLS; encoded by the exons ATGGCCAGCAATGGTTGTTGCTATTTGGATGGTTGCAGTGATGCAGCTAATGAAGAATTTAACTCTAATAGTGATGGATTAAATGTTTCTCTGTCCCCTGTTGCTTCTTCAACTAACATGTCTTCGGATGGAACAACAGTTAGTGTTACTAAGCAACTGTGTAATGGAGAAACAAGTTTAGATAAAAAGATTCACGATACTGATGGTGATATGGATATGGAATATCATTTTAAGGCTATTAACAACAACTATACCAACAGCATTGGTAACAATACCCCAGTCTCTAGTGCAGTAATTACTCCAAGCACATCTGATACAGATACCATTACAAATAGCAGTATGAGTAGTGGCAACAGCAGTCCTGTCAACTTCAAGTCAagtgataacagcaacaacaagaattcTAACAATAAAAGGAAACTGATGTTTTCTGTTGGTCAAGATGTTCTTGCCAGATGGAATGATGGTCTTTTCTATTTAGGCAATATCTTAAAG GTAGATGACAAAGCTTGTAAATGTTTTATCCGTTTTGAAGATGATTCTGAATTTTTGGTTATGTTTAAAGATATTCAAAGAG GAGCTAAAGAAGGAGAAATAATGTGTTGTTCATGTCTTGGTGAATCTTCAGATGCTCCAGATGAAATAGTTCTCTGTGATAATTGTGGATTAG GGTACCATCAACTTTGCCACAACCCTGCCATTGATACTCAGGTCTTAAATCCTGAAGTGGAATGGCTTTGCCGTTTGTGTGTCTTTGCTACAACAGTAAAA CGTGGAGGTGCTTTAAAGAGTGGACCTAACG CACAGGCTCTGCAAATGATGAAACAATCTCTACCGTATAAT ctgaatgaGTTAACATGGGATGCTCAGCATAAAACCAATCTTGAACAGAGTTATTGCTACTGTGGTGGTCCAGGCAT TTGGTATATTAAGATGCTTCAGTGTTGTCGCTGCCGAATGTGGTTTCATGAAG CTTGTATCCAGTGTCTCGATCAGCCTTTGTTGTATGGTGATAgattctatatgtttgtatgctccTTCTGCAATTCTGGACCAGAATATCTGAAACGTATTCCATTAAAATG GATTGATGTTGCTCAATTGGCCTTGTTCAATTTGTATATCGTTCACCAGAAAAAATACTATGATTTAGATAAAGTAATAATGCCTTGGGTCTATATGAATTGGCAGAACCTGCAACTGGACTCG CTGGGAACACATCTACGAAgtgcagagaaagaaaaaatgctgGAAACTTTAAGGAGTCATAAGAAAAG ATTTCAATGTGGCCGTGAAATAAAGAAAAGCCGAAGCTTGTGGGCATTACGTCTACGTCTACCTCCAACTCCACCAGCTATTGATTTTCCAATTAATGGCCAAATTACTGATGATGTGATGAACAATCTACAAATGAAAAGGCGAAAAACAAAAAT CAATGCATCCAAGTCTCAAAATTCCATCATCAGTTCTTCTACAGACTCTGTAAGGATAGATAAATCACCTGTTTATAACAGCTCTCTTAGGTCCACTGGCCTGAACAATTTTGAGAGAGCTTCAAGGGCTGTGATGAAGAGTAGTGAACTTCCAGCTGACATCTG TCACTCACCTCTCCAGTTAAAGAGAAAGACTAGTTCAGATTTAGACGAGTTACTTCTCAAAAGAAAAAAG ACTGTTGTGaatggaaataaagaaagctatcgcagaagaaataatataaaacgtTGTACATTGGATACTATTATACCACCGCTTTCCAATTTTGAAGGAATTAATCACCCTTTTAGAACTGATTTAGAGcaaaagatggaaaaagaaaaactaaaattgaaagaaaaaattttgaacttttaccAAAGTGATTTTGACCAAGAAAAGATTGAGGAATTAACCAAAGACCTAGAAGCGTTTAGTCAACAGAAACAACCATTGaaacaaaaaggaagaagaaaagtgaaCAACTTAAAATGTAAACCATCTCCACCAGCCTCCTCACGAAACCGAGGTAATTCAGTCTACACAGCCAATGATGATAGCCTTTCAAAGAACAACCTCAAGCAGATGTCCTCTTCAGTCAGTGATTATATCAGTGTAGTGAATAAATTTGCcaaaaaagaaacatttcatGTGTTGGCACGCCGTTTTATTCAGCAGGGCCAAGTCCAGTATCTAATTCAGTGGGATGGTGTGCTTTCCTGA